One region of Deltaproteobacteria bacterium genomic DNA includes:
- a CDS encoding DUF4177 domain-containing protein, with amino-acid sequence MDNSGGLEYKVVELSIVTDSEIEKALNEWCNKGWEFDRITYAMKEAQRRPVMAFLMFIKKGELTKDE; translated from the coding sequence ATGGATAATAGCGGCGGGTTGGAGTATAAGGTAGTTGAGTTAAGTATTGTGACGGATTCTGAAATTGAGAAAGCCCTTAACGAATGGTGTAATAAGGGATGGGAATTTGACAGGATAACCTATGCAATGAAAGAAGCCCAGAGAAGACCTGTGATGGCATTCCTTATGTTTATTAAAAAAGGTGAACTGACAAAAGATGAATAG
- a CDS encoding radical SAM protein: protein MENTYLPRLIFWELTAQCNLRCIHCRAVAMPEKMKGELSTKEIFNIIDNIADSYKPILVLTGGEPLYREDIFDIASYGVSKGLRIALATNGTLIDEKKAKQIKNAGVIRVAISIDGANADVHDSFRALPGSFEAAMNGIRYVQKAGVEVQINTTIAKHNVHQVADIFNLALNLKVNALHYFMLVPVGCGVMIADSEMLPATQYEDILNWMYDQFTAHKEIELKATCAPHYYRIIRQRAKRDGVKLSFQTHGMAAMTKGCLAGSAVAFISRLGIVQPCGYLPVAAGDLKKQTFEDVWENSRIFKEFREPSLLKDKCGACEYKAVCAGCRARAYYQTGDYLDEEPYCIYVPPGYEKNMTENKKNISIEVL from the coding sequence ATGGAAAACACATATTTACCAAGGTTGATATTCTGGGAACTAACAGCACAGTGCAATTTAAGATGCATACACTGTAGGGCAGTTGCAATGCCGGAGAAGATGAAGGGTGAGCTCTCAACAAAAGAGATTTTCAATATCATTGATAATATTGCAGACTCTTACAAGCCCATACTCGTTCTTACCGGCGGAGAACCGTTATACAGAGAAGACATATTTGATATTGCGTCTTATGGCGTTTCAAAGGGATTGAGGATTGCACTTGCCACGAATGGAACCCTTATAGATGAGAAAAAAGCAAAACAAATAAAAAATGCCGGCGTAATCCGTGTTGCGATCAGCATTGACGGCGCCAATGCTGACGTTCACGACAGCTTCAGGGCTTTACCCGGATCATTTGAAGCAGCTATGAATGGAATCAGGTATGTCCAAAAAGCCGGCGTGGAAGTGCAGATCAACACAACAATAGCAAAGCATAATGTGCATCAGGTTGCCGACATATTTAACCTCGCACTGAACTTAAAGGTAAATGCGCTGCATTATTTCATGCTTGTTCCTGTTGGATGCGGAGTAATGATAGCGGATAGCGAGATGCTGCCTGCGACTCAGTATGAGGATATATTGAACTGGATGTATGATCAATTTACAGCTCATAAAGAGATCGAGTTAAAAGCCACCTGTGCGCCTCATTACTACAGGATTATAAGACAAAGGGCAAAGCGCGATGGCGTAAAATTGAGTTTCCAGACTCATGGCATGGCTGCTATGACAAAGGGTTGTCTTGCTGGCAGTGCTGTTGCCTTCATCTCAAGGCTTGGTATTGTACAGCCATGCGGTTATCTGCCGGTTGCAGCAGGCGATTTAAAGAAACAAACATTTGAAGACGTATGGGAAAATTCCCGGATCTTCAAAGAATTTAGGGAGCCTTCGCTTTTGAAAGACAAATGTGGTGCGTGTGAGTATAAAGCTGTATGCGCCGGGTGCAGGGCAAGAGCTTATTATCAAACGGGTGATTATCTTGATGAAGAGCCGTACTGTATCTATGTCCCGCCAGGATATGAAAAGAATATGACTGAGAATAAAAAAAATATAAGTATAGAAGTTCTTTAA
- the hemB gene encoding porphobilinogen synthase: MYPIHRGRRIRRTSQIRDLVSETYLSVNDFIYPVFVTYEKNTKKEIRSMPGCYQESINYLIEDIQEAKVLGIPAVMLFGIPPQKDETGSDAYNEEGIVQEAIKVIKQKVKDITIIADLCLCEYTSHGHCGIISDKDVHNDRTLEYLGKVAIAQAKAGADIIAPSGMMDGMVQKIRHSLDENDFSSIAIMSYAAKYASSFYGPFRDAAESIPKFGDRRSYQMDYRNTREAINEVLTDVEEGADIVMVKPALSYLDVISRVKRAALLPVAAYNVSGEYSMVKAAAKLGWIDEESVMMEILYSIKRAGADMILTYFAKSAARELKRA; this comes from the coding sequence ATATACCCTATACACAGAGGTAGAAGAATAAGACGGACAAGCCAAATAAGGGACCTTGTAAGTGAAACGTACTTGAGTGTTAATGATTTCATATATCCTGTTTTTGTGACTTATGAAAAAAATACAAAAAAGGAGATTCGCTCAATGCCTGGCTGCTATCAAGAATCAATCAACTATTTGATTGAAGATATTCAGGAAGCAAAAGTGCTTGGTATACCCGCTGTAATGCTTTTCGGCATACCGCCTCAAAAAGATGAAACAGGTTCTGATGCATATAATGAAGAAGGCATTGTTCAAGAGGCAATAAAAGTTATAAAACAAAAGGTAAAGGATATCACTATTATTGCAGATCTGTGTTTATGTGAGTATACATCACATGGACATTGCGGGATAATTTCCGATAAAGATGTTCATAATGACAGGACACTTGAGTATCTTGGGAAGGTTGCAATAGCACAGGCAAAGGCAGGAGCAGATATTATAGCCCCATCGGGGATGATGGACGGCATGGTTCAGAAAATAAGACATTCACTTGATGAGAATGATTTTTCTTCCATAGCGATAATGAGTTATGCTGCAAAGTATGCAAGCAGTTTCTATGGTCCTTTCAGAGATGCGGCGGAGTCAATTCCGAAGTTCGGGGATAGGAGATCATACCAGATGGATTATAGAAATACGCGAGAGGCTATAAATGAGGTTTTAACGGATGTTGAAGAAGGCGCTGATATCGTAATGGTTAAGCCTGCATTAAGTTATCTCGATGTGATCTCCAGGGTAAAACGGGCAGCACTTTTACCAGTTGCAGCATACAATGTAAGCGGAGAATATTCAATGGTAAAGGCTGCAGCAAAGCTTGGATGGATTGATGAAGAATCGGTAATGATGGAGATACTGTATTCAATAAAAAGGGCGGGTGCCGACATGATACTTACATACTTTGCAAAGAGTGCTGCCAGAGAACTTAAACGCGCATGA
- a CDS encoding DUF456 domain-containing protein produces the protein MSFFQTLLVILLFLILAAASISVVFGMPGTLISFIAILGFVIITKAHYIGWITVIIFGVLTLIGELGETLWGIKDAKRAGVSRKGLIASVGGSIAGSIVLAPFLLGIGALFGAVIGAFAGAFIVTLAEAKGLDNATRGSIAAAFGRLKGTLLKGFIVIAMTVVCFLEIVF, from the coding sequence ATGAGCTTTTTTCAGACACTATTAGTAATACTTTTATTTTTGATTCTGGCGGCAGCATCTATATCTGTTGTGTTCGGTATGCCTGGGACGCTCATATCATTTATAGCCATTTTGGGCTTTGTCATCATAACAAAGGCACATTACATAGGATGGATAACGGTAATAATCTTTGGAGTCCTTACGTTGATCGGGGAGCTGGGAGAGACATTATGGGGCATTAAAGATGCAAAGAGGGCAGGGGTCTCCCGAAAGGGCCTGATTGCATCCGTAGGAGGTTCTATAGCTGGTTCGATAGTGCTTGCACCGTTCTTACTCGGGATTGGAGCATTGTTTGGTGCAGTCATAGGCGCATTTGCGGGTGCTTTTATTGTAACTCTTGCGGAGGCAAAAGGCCTTGATAATGCAACCAGAGGCAGCATAGCGGCAGCCTTTGGCAGATTAAAGGGTACCCTATTAAAGGGATTTATTGTAATAGCCATGACTGTTGTATGCTTTCTTGAAATAGTATTTTAA
- the accD gene encoding acetyl-CoA carboxylase, carboxyltransferase subunit beta produces MALLGSGDKTKNSLDGMWLKCNNCGEIVYRKEVEKNLKVCPKCNYHFRLSAKEWINILIDDSTFHELWATMESTDPLDFRDKTKYRDRLKETIKQTELKDAVITGYGTINGLFINIGIFDFDFMGGSMGSVVGEKITRLIEKTTEEQSNLVVITSSGGARMQESIYSLMQMAKTNAALNRLNKTKALYISLLTDPTTGGVAASFASIADIMIAEPRALIGFAGPRVISDTLSQKLPEGFQRAEFLLEHGMIDMVVERKVIKKTITQLIRLTGNIEKKLRTD; encoded by the coding sequence ATGGCACTATTGGGTTCTGGAGATAAAACAAAAAACAGTCTTGATGGCATGTGGTTAAAATGCAATAACTGCGGTGAAATAGTTTATAGAAAAGAAGTAGAAAAGAACCTCAAGGTTTGCCCAAAGTGTAATTATCACTTTAGATTATCTGCAAAAGAATGGATAAACATACTTATAGATGACAGCACTTTTCATGAATTATGGGCTACAATGGAATCTACAGATCCATTGGATTTTAGGGACAAAACTAAATACAGAGATCGATTAAAAGAGACAATCAAACAGACAGAATTAAAGGACGCCGTAATAACAGGTTATGGAACAATAAACGGATTGTTTATAAATATCGGTATCTTTGATTTTGATTTTATGGGTGGCAGCATGGGTTCTGTTGTGGGTGAAAAGATTACAAGACTTATAGAGAAAACTACAGAAGAGCAGTCTAATCTAGTTGTTATAACATCTTCCGGCGGCGCAAGAATGCAGGAAAGCATTTATTCACTTATGCAAATGGCTAAAACAAACGCAGCTTTAAATCGGTTAAATAAAACAAAGGCACTTTACATTTCACTGCTCACAGACCCGACAACTGGGGGAGTTGCAGCAAGTTTTGCAAGTATTGCAGATATAATGATTGCAGAGCCAAGGGCACTGATAGGCTTTGCAGGACCAAGGGTTATATCGGATACGTTAAGCCAAAAATTACCGGAAGGTTTTCAAAGAGCAGAATTCTTACTTGAACATGGGATGATCGATATGGTTGTAGAGAGAAAGGTTATAAAAAAAACCATTACCCAGTTGATAAGGCTGACAGGGAATATAGAAAAAAAATTACGGACCGATTAA
- a CDS encoding 3',5'-cyclic-nucleotide phosphodiesterase, giving the protein MNIRVLGCHGGELPNYRTTSFLINERIILDAGAITGVLTMEEQLNVEHIFITHSHADHSRDILFLADNVVGSNGKGFTIYGMPVVLKAIKQHLFNWHIWPDFTEIPTKDAPIVKMREIGARETIKLGGISFTACPVNHTVPASGFIMDDGESSVVFSSDTGSTDEIWNMASNKDNLKAVFIESSFPEDKRDLALLTKHLTPRMITEEIKKIGKRVAVYVYHIKPQFYDQVSGELGKIDPSIEVLKLNQIIKI; this is encoded by the coding sequence ATGAATATAAGAGTGCTCGGCTGCCACGGCGGAGAACTGCCCAATTACAGAACAACATCGTTTCTTATAAATGAACGGATCATACTTGATGCCGGTGCAATAACAGGCGTACTAACAATGGAAGAACAGCTCAATGTAGAACATATCTTTATCACACATTCACACGCGGATCATAGCAGGGATATTTTATTTCTTGCAGATAATGTTGTTGGATCTAACGGCAAAGGTTTTACCATATATGGAATGCCTGTTGTTCTTAAAGCCATAAAACAACATCTTTTCAACTGGCATATATGGCCTGATTTTACCGAGATACCTACAAAAGATGCACCGATTGTAAAGATGAGAGAAATAGGTGCACGGGAGACTATAAAGTTGGGAGGAATATCTTTTACAGCCTGCCCTGTAAATCATACCGTTCCAGCATCCGGTTTTATTATGGACGATGGGGAGAGCAGCGTTGTGTTTAGTTCGGATACGGGTTCAACGGATGAAATATGGAATATGGCATCAAACAAAGATAATCTTAAGGCCGTATTCATCGAATCTTCATTTCCTGAGGATAAGAGAGATCTCGCGTTATTGACAAAACATCTTACTCCACGAATGATTACAGAGGAGATAAAAAAGATAGGGAAAAGGGTTGCTGTTTACGTGTACCATATAAAACCGCAATTCTATGATCAGGTTAGCGGAGAACTTGGTAAAATCGATCCATCCATAGAGGTTTTAAAACTTAATCAAATAATAAAGATTTAA
- a CDS encoding Crp/Fnr family transcriptional regulator, protein MEDELFNRFGKEFPKGTILFKEGDTGDDMYIVNTGKVKIYKEVSGAEKVLAMLGASDFFGEMSLLNKKPRSASAMVEESSKILVINNNTFDTMIRNNGEIAIRIIRILAKRLEDADTQITNLMIKDAGQRVVVTLLKLGESGTGAENGTLIRADIGRLSIITGLEHDKVKTMIDKLIKGRFVETTDQGIVVRNTDNLKKYLDYLIMKEQFENM, encoded by the coding sequence ATGGAAGATGAATTATTTAACAGGTTTGGCAAAGAATTTCCAAAAGGGACAATCCTGTTTAAAGAGGGTGATACCGGTGATGATATGTATATTGTCAATACCGGTAAGGTAAAGATTTATAAAGAAGTTAGCGGTGCAGAGAAGGTACTTGCAATGCTTGGTGCATCCGATTTCTTTGGAGAGATGTCTTTACTCAACAAAAAACCGAGATCAGCAAGTGCAATGGTTGAAGAAAGCTCAAAGATACTCGTTATAAATAACAACACTTTTGATACTATGATCCGCAATAATGGTGAAATCGCAATAAGGATAATCAGGATACTTGCAAAAAGGCTTGAGGACGCAGATACCCAGATAACGAATCTTATGATAAAGGATGCAGGACAGCGGGTTGTAGTAACACTTTTAAAGCTTGGTGAAAGCGGTACAGGGGCAGAGAATGGAACACTAATACGTGCAGATATCGGCAGGCTCTCTATAATAACAGGGCTTGAGCATGATAAGGTAAAAACAATGATAGATAAACTTATAAAGGGTAGATTTGTAGAAACAACAGATCAGGGTATTGTGGTCAGGAATACGGATAATCTTAAAAAGTATCTCGATTATCTTATAATGAAGGAACAATTTGAAAACATGTGA
- a CDS encoding cofactor-independent phosphoglycerate mutase, with protein MKYVILQGDGMADYPIEKLDRGTPLSVARKKNINELAKKSIVGMTRTIPHGMHPGSDVGNMSIFGYDPEKYYTGRAPIEAAGQGIELKGNDVACRCNLVTLGMHGAKTTMDDYSAGHITTEEATELINSLAGSLKRDGIKFYPGVSYRHIIVWSYGNDKIKTMPPHDITDQDINLNLPEGERSDELISLMKDSWDILSSHQVNKSRIKQNKKPANSIWLWGLGKAMAIPSFEELYGIKGACISAVDLVKGIGKLAGLDIIDVPGITGYVDTNYKGKADYGIEALNSHDLIYIHVEAPDEAGHEGNLPLKIKAIEDFDEKVVGGVLKGIKRFGTFRMLIMPDHRTPIIKKTHTEEPVPFLFYDSTNEVKNEYAYDEFDAEKGGVYIENGFEIMQKLLNGWDG; from the coding sequence ATGAAATATGTTATATTGCAAGGCGATGGTATGGCTGATTATCCCATTGAAAAACTTGACAGAGGCACACCACTCTCGGTCGCCAGAAAAAAGAATATAAATGAGCTTGCGAAAAAAAGCATTGTCGGAATGACAAGGACTATCCCTCACGGCATGCATCCTGGCAGTGATGTAGGTAATATGTCCATTTTTGGTTATGACCCGGAAAAATATTATACAGGCAGGGCTCCTATAGAGGCAGCAGGACAGGGCATAGAACTTAAGGGTAATGACGTTGCATGCAGGTGTAACCTTGTTACTCTGGGCATGCACGGGGCTAAAACAACCATGGATGATTACAGTGCAGGCCATATAACAACAGAAGAGGCCACGGAGCTTATAAATTCCCTTGCCGGTTCATTAAAAAGAGACGGTATAAAATTTTATCCCGGTGTTAGCTACAGGCATATAATCGTATGGTCATACGGTAATGATAAAATAAAAACCATGCCTCCGCATGACATAACCGATCAGGACATAAACTTAAATCTGCCTGAGGGTGAACGTTCTGATGAATTGATCTCGCTGATGAAAGATTCATGGGACATACTGTCATCACACCAGGTTAACAAAAGCCGCATAAAACAGAACAAAAAACCCGCAAATAGTATCTGGCTATGGGGGCTAGGAAAAGCAATGGCAATCCCTTCTTTTGAAGAGTTGTATGGTATTAAGGGCGCATGTATCTCTGCTGTTGATCTTGTAAAAGGCATAGGAAAACTTGCAGGACTTGATATAATAGATGTGCCCGGGATAACGGGTTATGTTGATACCAATTATAAAGGCAAGGCTGATTACGGGATTGAGGCATTAAACTCACATGACCTGATCTATATTCATGTCGAAGCACCCGATGAGGCAGGACACGAAGGTAATCTGCCCTTAAAGATAAAGGCAATAGAGGATTTTGATGAAAAGGTCGTAGGAGGTGTACTAAAAGGGATAAAACGATTTGGGACATTCAGAATGCTGATCATGCCCGACCATAGGACCCCTATCATAAAAAAAACCCATACAGAAGAACCTGTACCATTTCTTTTTTATGATTCTACAAACGAGGTAAAAAATGAATATGCTTACGATGAATTTGATGCAGAAAAGGGTGGTGTGTACATAGAGAATGGCTTTGAGATTATGCAGAAGCTGTTAAACGGCTGGGATGGATGA
- a CDS encoding sigma-70 family RNA polymerase sigma factor, with protein sequence MDKNTVLMLKLKNGDRVAFDELYRRFNKKIYNYVFRMAGNKETAEDITQEVFVKMYVSAKYYEPTGKFTTWLFTIATNTIINEHRKDKRTTSLEAEPSVDAEQFTENRIIINEMEQDLLNSINNLPENQKTVIVLRSYEGMDYEEIAKVINNTTKAVKSLLNRARKRLSNEYKKSDM encoded by the coding sequence ATGGATAAAAATACAGTACTTATGCTCAAGCTCAAAAATGGCGATCGGGTGGCATTTGATGAACTGTATAGAAGATTTAACAAAAAGATATATAATTATGTATTTAGAATGGCTGGGAATAAAGAAACAGCAGAAGATATAACACAGGAGGTATTCGTAAAGATGTATGTATCCGCAAAGTATTATGAACCAACGGGAAAATTTACAACATGGCTTTTCACAATTGCCACAAATACAATCATAAACGAACATCGTAAAGATAAACGGACCACATCTCTCGAAGCAGAGCCTTCCGTGGATGCAGAGCAATTCACTGAGAACAGGATCATAATTAATGAGATGGAGCAGGATTTACTAAACAGTATAAACAATCTGCCCGAGAATCAAAAAACCGTAATCGTTCTCAGGAGCTATGAAGGCATGGATTATGAAGAAATAGCAAAGGTGATCAATAATACGACAAAAGCCGTAAAATCCCTTTTAAACAGGGCGAGAAAGAGGTTAAGCAATGAGTATAAAAAATCTGATATGTAA
- a CDS encoding DUF3106 domain-containing protein: protein MKYFKLVVFFLWLMFMSAIVYAQTAVNVSNGQKQWESMSKAQKQELSKAFKKWQSLPEDRRGKIIQNYMLFKSLSKDEQKRIIKEYKHFQNLPEDKKRLVMDNYQRWKSMPSAKRQIILRNYKIYQSLSPREKEALRRQYLKWKGITPAQRERIKELIRNRKLKKE, encoded by the coding sequence ATGAAATATTTTAAATTAGTTGTGTTTTTTTTATGGCTTATGTTTATGTCAGCCATTGTGTACGCACAAACAGCCGTGAATGTATCCAATGGCCAAAAACAATGGGAATCAATGTCTAAAGCACAAAAACAGGAACTGAGTAAGGCATTTAAAAAATGGCAGTCCCTGCCCGAGGATAGACGCGGGAAGATCATCCAAAATTATATGTTGTTCAAGTCCTTATCAAAGGATGAGCAAAAAAGGATCATAAAGGAATACAAACATTTTCAAAACCTCCCGGAGGATAAGAAAAGACTCGTAATGGATAATTATCAAAGGTGGAAATCCATGCCATCCGCAAAAAGACAGATCATTTTAAGAAATTATAAAATCTACCAATCCTTATCACCGAGAGAAAAAGAAGCTCTTAGGAGGCAATATTTAAAGTGGAAAGGCATTACACCGGCACAAAGGGAAAGAATAAAAGAACTGATCAGAAACCGCAAACTCAAAAAAGAGTAA